Proteins encoded by one window of Mycolicibacterium cosmeticum:
- a CDS encoding ABC transporter substrate-binding protein, with protein MSVAHEPDEERGTVAVGCKSRRIAVWRVAAVFAATGALALSGCAKNEDSAAPSTTTTAASAEKVEAIANTVPEAIKSSGKLIVGVNIPYAPNEFKDESGKIVGFDVDLVNAVAATLGLKAEFRESDFAKIIPSVQGDTFNIGMSSFTDTKEREQSVDFVTYFSAGIQWAQPKGGSIDPNNACGKKVAVQATTTEETEELPAKSKACTDAGKPAIEILKFDSQDAATNAVVLGQADAMSADSPVTLYAIKQSNGKLETAGETFESAPYGWPVKKGSPLAQSLVQALQHLIDNGTYKQIATNWGVESGMIDKPVINGAIN; from the coding sequence ATGTCGGTGGCACATGAGCCCGACGAGGAAAGAGGAACTGTGGCAGTTGGATGTAAGAGCCGCCGGATCGCGGTCTGGCGCGTTGCGGCGGTGTTCGCGGCAACCGGTGCGCTGGCCCTGTCGGGCTGTGCCAAGAACGAGGACAGCGCCGCGCCGTCCACCACGACGACGGCCGCCTCGGCCGAGAAGGTCGAGGCCATCGCCAACACCGTTCCCGAGGCCATCAAGTCCTCCGGCAAGCTCATCGTGGGCGTGAACATTCCCTACGCCCCCAACGAGTTCAAGGACGAGAGCGGCAAGATCGTCGGTTTCGACGTCGACCTGGTCAACGCGGTGGCCGCCACGCTGGGCCTCAAGGCCGAGTTCCGGGAGTCCGACTTCGCCAAGATCATCCCGTCGGTCCAAGGCGACACCTTCAACATCGGAATGTCCTCGTTCACCGACACCAAAGAGCGCGAGCAGTCCGTCGATTTCGTGACGTACTTCTCCGCCGGTATCCAGTGGGCCCAGCCCAAGGGCGGTTCGATCGACCCGAACAACGCCTGCGGTAAGAAGGTCGCCGTCCAGGCCACCACCACCGAGGAGACCGAGGAACTGCCCGCCAAGAGCAAGGCGTGCACCGATGCCGGTAAGCCGGCCATCGAGATCCTGAAGTTCGACAGCCAGGACGCGGCCACCAACGCGGTGGTGCTCGGTCAGGCCGACGCCATGTCGGCGGACTCCCCGGTGACCCTGTACGCCATCAAGCAGAGCAACGGCAAGCTGGAAACCGCAGGGGAGACCTTCGAATCCGCGCCGTACGGCTGGCCGGTGAAGAAGGGGTCGCCGTTGGCGCAGTCGCTGGTGCAGGCGCTGCAGCACCTGATCGACAACGGCACCTACAAGCAGATCGCCACCAACTGGGGTGTCGAGTCGGGGATGATCGACAAGCCGGTGATCAACGGAGCAATCAACTGA